The following is a genomic window from Merismopedia glauca CCAP 1448/3.
GATTGGGGTGATTTTTTTGCTAAATATAGGATTGGATATCAACTGAAATTAGCTAAAAAAAAGGGAGGAAATTTTCCTCAAAGTGAAGCTTTATTATCAGCAATTCCGAAAATATTAACAAACCATCAACCACAACCATCATTAGTTCATGGAGATTTGTGGGGAGGGAATGCAGATTTTACTAGTAGTGGAGAACCTACTATTTTCGATCCTGCTACATATATAGGCGATCGCGAAGTCGATTTAGCAATGACTGAACTATTTGGCGGTTTTCCCAGAGAGTTCTATCAAGCTTACGAATCAGAATTTCCCCTAACTCCTGGCTATCCACAACGAAAAATTCTCTACAACCTCTATCATATCCTCAATCATTTCAATCTATTTGGCGGTAGTTACGCCAGTCAAGCTAATAGCACGATCGCTAAACTTCTGACTTCTGACTTCTGACTTCTGACTTCTAAACCCGTTCTTCCTGGGGAATTTGTAACGGAACAGCATCGATCGCAACTTGCTGATTTATTGATATTTTTAGGGGTGGATTAATTGGTTTTAAATTAGAGGGATCTGACTTTTTCAAAACTTCCATTACCGCATTTTTCACCAAAGGTTCTGACTCTTGAGTCAGCATCACGCACAAATAATTAATTAGTTGATGTCGCAGTTGACGTTCTAATTTGGAATCTGCAATTTGCTTGCCAATATAGCCTACAGCAACCATACGTTTTAAAGGATTTGAGTCTGTCAGATCGATTAACATCTGATGCAGTTTCGTTTCTTCTCCAGCAGCTTGACGAGAGAAAATCAACCAGAGTAACAGAACTAAAACACTTAAGGTTCCTATACCTTGTAAAATCGCTCCAGAAGCTAGCCAGGGGCTGTCTGAAGCCCTCCAAGTTATGACTGCCATGTAGGTACTCAAGGCGGCAATGCCACCGCTACCTACGGCTAAAACTAGCTGACGATGCACTCCAGTTAACCACTTTCGCACTTGAGTTAAGGGTAGATGCCCGTTCCACTCAGGAATTAGATAAACTAAAAGCATAACTGCGACTCCGACTGCTGTTGCTAGCCAAAGTTGCCAGTTCCAAAATAGTAAAGCTAAGACTAAAGTTAAACTTAAAAGCCATTTACCCGCTTTTTTGAGGCGAATTGCGGATAATTGTTGTAAAGACTTAGATTCAAACTGAGTCCACAAAGATCTTGGAGATTGAGAGTTGAGTCTCTGCCGTTTAGACGAAGCTCTTACCACCGGATTATCCCATGCGTTCTAAATTGATTATATCCAAGAGCTTGTAATTTTCTCTACCAAGCTACTTTTCTAAAAATAGGTAGGCAAGATGCCTGCTCCACAAGATGAAGATATCACTAGGATAGGGATATTGCCAAATCATATCTAGAAATTCCCTCTCTCTTGAGATCGCTAAGATGGGAAGAAGTAGTAGTCGTAGCGATGGAGATACTTCCATGATTTTGCCACCTGGATTTGAACAGCAATCTATTTCTACCTCTTTGGGTAGAATGGTATACTATACTAACTCTGGCAGCTTTTGGGACTTCGATCCCTCAAATAAACCCACATTAGTGTTTCTGCACGGATTTGGTGGAGGTTCGTCAGCTTATGAGTGGTCTAAAGTATTTCCAGCTTTTGCGAGTGATTATCGAATTTTGGCACCAGATTTACTGGGTTGGGGTAGATCCGAACATCCCGAACGGAATTACTTAGTAGAAGACTATCTCAAAACGATCGCCGAATTTCTCGAACAAACTTGCACTGCACCCGTACCCATCATCGCTTCTTCTCTAACTGGTGGTTTGGCGATCAGATTAGCAATTACTAGATCGGAACTATTTCAAAGTTTAATTGCGATCGCCCCTTCTGGCTTATCAGATTTTGGGAATAGCTACAGCAGCAGTTTCCTAGCACAACTAGCTGGTTTACCCTATCTTAATCGCTGGTTGTATGCCACGGCTATAGCAACTCCAGGCGGAATCCGTAACTTCCTCGAACAACGCCAATTTGCTCAACCCAATCGCATCTACTCAGAAATTGTCGAAGCCTACTTAGCTTCTGCTAAACAAACTAATGCTGAATCTGCTGCATTATCCTTTTTACGGGGAGACTTGTCTTTTGACTTAGCTTTATACATCTCCCAATTACAGGTTCCCACAGCCATACTTTGGGGAGAAAAGTCTCAATTTACCAATTTTGAACTTGGTAAACGACTAGCTGCGCTCAATCCTGCTGCGATTCGATATTGCGAGGTCATCCCAGATGTAGGGTTAACTCCTCAGTTAGAACTTCCTGCTGTCACAATTGGCTTAATCCGCCATTATCTTCAAGACTTAGCTTGATTAAGAACTTTGATATCGATGACGCTAGCTTTAAAGTTATAGCTAGCACCTTCTAACTCTAAAACCGTCCCCACCTTAACAGGTGTATTGCCTAAAACCACCCCACCATCACTAACTTTTCCCGTACCACCTAGAATAATCAGCATATTCAGGCTGTAGTCATTTTCAATAGGATTGGGAAGACCTTTGGCGCTACCATCAGGTTGAGGGACAATGACTAATTCTGGAACTCTCTCAGCAGATTTAATGTCTACTTCACCATATTCTTGGTTGCGGACGATTAATTTAGTCTTCTTTTGTTGCTTGAATTCAGCTACCCAGGCATCTGGATTAATGACGCTTAAACCTTTAACTAAAGTTGTCACCTCTACAGGCTTACTTGCGCCAACTTGAGCTATGGATGAGCCAGTAGTAGCTGGAAAGACGAAAATCCCGAATAAGACTGCCAAAATAATTAAAGCGGCTCCCACGTCCAAGATGCTAACTTTACCAAATAATTTACCTTGAGAATCTACAATAGCCATATTCTATATTCCTAGCGATCGCTCACGTACGATCTTAATTTATAGTTAACCGCCAACAGTCCGCCTGACATGGTATCACGATTTGGGGATTGGGTCAGTTCAATTTTTTTAGAAGAAGTGGCAACATAAAATTAGAAATAACCGTCATTAGAGTGCAACAGGGTTAAAGATAATCAATAGATTTATTAGAGAGTATGAAATTTCATCTTAGAACTAAAGTACGCCGTTGGTTTTACCCTTTATTGTCTTTGTTGGTGATGTGGGGAGTAATTGTGGGAACACCCCAAATTAGCCAAGCCATTCCCCTGAGACAACTACTACCAGGTGCCGTCCAGTTTCTCCAATTTTCCAGTATTTCCGATAAACAGGAAATACAATTGGGAGGGCAGATTAATAAACAGTTAGTTAATGGAGATGTGCGACTGTATCGAAATTCCGAACTGAACCGCTACATTAATGGAATTGGGCAAAGATTAGCAAGAAAGAGCGATCGCCCTAACTTAGATTATACTTTCCAAGTAGTCGATGATAGTGCTATCAATGCTTTTGCGACTATGGGCGGATACGTCTACATCCATACAGGAACTATTGCTGCTGCTGATAATGAAGCTCAATTAGCTAGTGTCATAGCTCACGAAATCGGTCATATTGGCGGTCGTCATTCCATTAAGCAGATGAAGCAAGCTTTACTAGCTCAAGGTGTAACCCAAATATTGGGGGTAGATAGTAACAAAGCCGTGCAAATTGGCGTAGAATTAGCTCTCAAACGTCCCCACAGCCGTCGAGATGAATATGATGCTGATGTCAGGGGATTAAAAACTTTGAAACGGACGGGTTATGCTCCTAGCGGTATGGTCGGTTTTATGAAAAAACTCCTTAATAGTGGAGGTGGTACACCTACTTTCTTAAGCACTCACCCAGGAACTCAAGACAGGATTGAAGCTTTACAAGAAAATATTAGTTCTACAGAAGCTAATCGCGGTAGTGGTTTAGATAACGCTGCTTATAAATCCAGAATTCGGAGTTTCATTAATTCCTAGGGTTTTATGCGTCTTTATTATGTCACCCTCAATACTGTAGCCGAAGCTAGTCAAATCAGCCATGCTTTACTAGAACAACAGCTAGCGGTTTGTACGAACTGGTTTCCCATCACTTGTGCTTACCGTTGGCAAGGCAAAATTGTAGAGGAGCCAGAAACAGTACTAATAATTAAAACCCAATCTGGCTATCGAGAAGCGATCGAGCAACTAATTCGCCAACACATTAGCTATACCAATGTAATAGCCGAAATATCAGTTCAATCAGCTAACTCTGAGTTTCTCAAATGGTTAAATGCCGAAGTTTCCCAGAAGGCATGAGATATTCGTAGGTTGGGTTGAATGTAGGTTGGGTTGAACGCAGTGTTGGCGTTAGCCTGCCCAGGACTTACGCAGATACGCTATATGTAGTGTTAGTGTTTTGACTTCAGAGCGATCATTGACCGCCAAAATTGCTTTAACGGCAACGATTAGTGATACAATTACCGACTAGCTCTAGTCAATAACCTTTCATGGAGTTTCACTATTTAAAATATTGTCAATATCTCCTAAGTAGTCAAACCAACTATACTTTGACTAACTTAGCTAACCATCTTCAAGAGTTTAGTCACGATACTATCAATCGTTACTTAAGTAAGTCGAAGTTAACCCCAAGATTGCTTTGGGAAAATGTGCAATCTTCAATTGAAGTTCATGAGGGAGCGAGCTTGGTTTTTGACGACACAGTTAGTGACAAGAGATTTTCCTCAAAAATTGAGATTGTTCGTCGTCAATATAGTGGTAATGAACATCGAGTGATTCGAGGAATCGGGTTAGTCAGTTGTGTTTATGTTAATCCAGAAACCGGAAAGTTTTGGGTAATTGATTATCGAATTTACGCTCCAGATGAAGATGGCAAAACTAAGCTAGACCATGTAGCAGATATGCTGAAAAATGTCGTCTATCAAAAACAACTACCTTTTGTTCAAGTCTTAATGGATAGCTGGTATGCAGCCCAAAAGCTGATAATGTTGATTGACCAACTGGGAAAAATTTATTATTGTCCTCTCAAGAAGAATCGGTTAGTTGATGATAGCGGAGGCGTGGAAAAATATAAGTCAATTGAGCAGTTGAATTGGAGTGCGGTGGAGGAAAAGCAAGGGAAAATTCTCAAGCTCAAGAAGTTTCCCCAAGATAAAAAGGTGAAACTATTCCGGGTGATTATCTCTACCGATAGAACGGAATATGTCGCGACTAACGACTTAACTCAATCGAGAATTGAAGAGGTGAAGAATGAGTGTCACCTTCGCTGGAAGATTGAGGAATTTCACCGAGAAGTTAAGCAACTAACGGGGATTGAATCTTGTCAATGTCGGCAAGCTCGAATTCAAAGAAATCATATTGCTTGTGCCATTCTGGTTTGGAATCATCTCAAGAATTTAGCTTATTTCAGTTGCCAAAGTGTCTACAAACTGAAACACGACTTGTTATCAGAGTACCTGATTAGCGAACTTAAACATCCTTCAATTAAGATGAGCTAGCTTGAGAGGTGGCACTATATATAGTGTCCTTGCGTAAGTCCTGCTGCCGTTAGGCATAACCCAACACCCTAGGTCATCTGGTGCTAATAAAAACATAGCATTGGAAAGGAAGATCGCTTATCGACGAGATCTAGAACGTCTATCGCCAGCTACTTCTGGTTTGAGTAAAATAGCTGCTCGATCGAAGTCGAGTTGGCGAAAGCGGCGGCGATGAATATTATATTGATAAACCAGGGCATTCGTCATATCTAAAGCCGTTAACCAGCCACTTTTGTGGTGATAGACTCCAGTTTCTATTCCTAACCATCCTTTTCCTTGAACAATTTGACCAGCCGAGACACCAGGAAAGGTAAAGGTGATCGTATGACCTGTGACAATGAGTTTATCTTTAAAGTAGGGTTTGGTACTACTGTGGAAGGCTTCTCTAATCCAACAAAATTCGTCAAATCCTTGCTCAACTAGGGTAAGTTTGGGGTTAACTCCAGCGTGAACTAACCACACGTTACCTAAATCTAAATATCCAGGTAAATTGGCAATCCATTCAATATCTTCTGGCGGAATTCCACCTGTTCCATAACTTTCTAAGGTTGCGTCTCCACCGCTATAAAGCCATAGTTGTAAGTCTTGCTCGGAAATTTCCCCACCAGAGATCGCCGCTAGTAGCATTTGCTCGTGATTCCCCATGACACAGGGATATTGGTTTTCTCGCACGAATTTGACCACTTGGGCGCTATCAGGACCGCGATCGATTAAGTCTCCCAAAAAGTAAATCTCGTCATCAGTAGAAAGAGCGATCGCTTCTAGCAAATGCTGTAAGCCTTCATAATGACCGTGAATATCACCAATCACAATCCGGCGCGGATTAGTTTGACTCATTGACTGATCGTCGGTTTTCAACACTAATTATATGTATAACAAAATACGCTTTGACACAGTTATTTGCCTTGTCTATGATGATTGTCATATAACCGAAAAATAAGGTTCCTCCTTTAGATGTGAATATTTCAACTATTCCTGTAATTAATGTCTTGAGATCGTCTACCAGTCAAGGGTGGATTGAGCAAGCCCTATCTAATCTAGAGGCGATATTACTAGATCATTCCCACTGTGAGCGCAAAGCTGCGGGTGTGGCTCTAAATTTAATGTTTCGTTATCCTTCTAATAGTGACATGGTGCGAAAGCTAACGGCTATAGCTCAAGAGGAGTTGGAACATTTTGAGCAAGTAAACCAAATCCTAGAAGCGCGCGGTATTCCTTTAGCTTCTCTGTCTCCGGCTCCCTATGGCGCAGGATTAAAAGCCCAAATTCGTCCCCAAGAACCCCAGCGATTTCTAGATTCTTTGCTGGTTTGTGGGTTGATTGAGGCGCGCAGTCACGAGCGGTTGGGTTTATTAGCTGATAACTTACCAGATCTAGAGTTAGCCAAGTTTTATCGGAGTTTAATGGCTTCAGAAGCTCGTCACTATGGTATTTACTGGGTACTAGCTCATACTTATGTTGAAGCTGAAGTAGTCGCTAAACGATTGGATGAACTAGCCATTGTCGAAAGTGAGTTACTTGCAAATCTCCATCCTCAACCTCGAATTCATAGTTAGGCTATAAATAGCTGATTATTACTAATTATCTCTTCCTTCTTCCTTCTTCCTTAATAATGCAAACTCAATATCAAGATTTTGGGATTCGTGAGTGGAAAGAAAGCGATCGCCTCACTACAGCTAATGTTATCCATCAGGTTTTGCTCGAATATGGTTTGTCTTGGGAACCAGAAGGCGCAGATCGAGATGTATTAGAGATAGAAGAGTGTTATTTGGCTACTGGTGGTGAGTTTTGGGTGGTAGAATCCCAAGGGCAGGTAGTGGGAACTAGTGCTTATCACCCAGTCAGTCGGGGAGAGCAAGCCGTAGAGATCCGCAAGATGTACCTGTTACCAGCAGCTAGGGGTAGGGGTTTAGGTAAATTTTTGCTCAGTGAGTTGGAAAGTGCGATCGCCAATCGCGGTTATCAGCAAATCTGGATTGAAACTGCTAGTGTATTGAAAGAAGCCGTACAGCTATACGAAAGTCAGGGTTATCAAAGTGCGATTGGAGTAGAAACCCAGAGATGCGATCGCGTTTATTGGAAATGTCTGTCTAGAACCCCAGCTTCTCCAACAAGTCGGGGTTCTGGGATAAAATAGAAGTTTGTGTTTAAATTAGCAGCTAGAAGTTTGAGGTATTTATGTCCCGCGTTTGTCAATTAACTGGTAAAAAAGCTAACAATGCTTTCGCAATTTCCCACTCTCACCGCCGTACCAAAAGACTACAACAACCTAATCTACAATGGAAGCGAATTTGGTGGGCTGAGGGTAAGCGTTGGGTAAGATTGAGAATTTCTACCAAAGCGATTAAGACTCTAGACAGTAAAGGATTAGCTGCAATGGCGAAAGAAGCAGGAATCGATTTAAATAAGTTTTAAAGTCTCTCTTCTTCCCTTTCCCTCCCTTAGCGGAGGGCTTTTTTTTGCCGAAAGTTATAAAAGAGTTAAGTTAGATGGAGCGATCGCCTTGACCACAGGAGACATTCTCTCTAGCTTGAGTTAAAGTAAGACATAATCTCGTGAAACTACGTAAATAATTTTACTGAAAGTGGGGTTTGACTAATCTGTTAGCACTCTCATACCTAGTATAAATACGCAAATTTAAGTAACTATTCACACCAATAGGTGAGTTATGAAACGTCAGTTAAAGATTACAGCAGGTTGGGTTGAGGTAAGAAACCCAAAACCTCTAGTTAAAGGAGAAGCAGGCTTCGCGATTCCGATAGTGTTGGGAGTCGGATTGATCATGATGCTGATAGCTACCATTATGATTTTAAGGTCGCAAGGCGATCGCTCTCTCGCTACAGGTCAAAAAAGTACAAATCAAGCCTTAATTATTGCTGAAACTGGCGTTACTAAAGTACAAGCATTGTTAAATCGATACCGTTCTTTAGCCACAATTTCAAATACTGATACTAATAAATGGTCTTCTTTTATCACTAATACTGAAGCTGGAATCGGCTGCGATCCGGTGTCTGATTTCGATCCAGATGTGCAAAAATTCGATGCAGTTAATCCAGCAGATTCTAATGATGGTTGGGTAGAAATTCATTCAGATTCAGATTCATTAAAACATGAATATAGAGTTATTTCTTATAATTATAACTCTGCAAATAGCCAAGGAAATCTGATAGTTGAAGGTAGGACTCGGCAAGATACAATTGTGAGATCGACTGCTCGTTTACAAGTAGCAATTCCCGTAACGCGCGCTACACCTACTACATTCCAACCGCCAGCTATTTGGGCAAGAGAATACAATTTAGGTAGTAATATTTTTGATGTTGATACAGCTATTCAGTTTGGGTGCGACACTCCAGTAAATGCTGCTAATTTTAGGCGCAAAACACCACCCACACCAAATCCTAGTAAGATTATCAGCGATCGCTCTTTATCTTTACCCAAAGTTCCACCACTTCCTGTTCCATGTCCCCCTGCACCAGCAACTTTAACTAGTGCTAATAAGCCCTGTTATATAGAAATTCCAGCTTTAACTGCATCCCAAATTTTTCCTCGTCCTGAAGATATCAATCCAACTACAGGATACGGTAATGATGGTACTGGAAGCGATGGAGAATATATTTACTACATCCGTAAAAGCGGTAGTAATTCTGTTAATTTCAACTTAACTGGTACTGATAAAATAACTATACCATTTAATCCTACAAGCACTAATTCTCAAAAAGTCACTCTTTATTTGGAAGGAAATTTTAAGTCTACCGTCGAACATCTTTGTCCTCCTCCCTCTCCTCCTCCCTCGCCTCCTCCTAGTCCACCACCTAAAATTTGCAGATCGGTCGATTTGCAAATTTGGGGACTTACTAATACTGAACAAATTACTATCAAAAATGATGGTAATTTAGATGTGTTTGTACTTGCTCCTCAAGCTACTGCTAAGTGGGAAGGTAGCGGTCAAATTAGGGGTGCCATGTGGATTAAAACCTGGGGATCATCCCCCAAAACAGGGACAGTAGTAGAACAGCCCGATCCTTGGAATTGGACAGAGATACCAACTTCTTTACAACCGATCTCTCCTCCCCCAAATATAGCTCCTTACACTGCTTGGCAAACACAAGAAATTCCCTAATTAATGTTAACTAGTTACGAATATTTATGCATAAAATATTATTACTTGCTGCTCGTAAAGATAAAGGATTGACGCTAGTTGAGGTTTTAATTGCCACCTTGATAGTAATAGTTTTTATTGCTGTGAGTCTTCAAGCTTTAACCGTAGCCGCTCTTTTTAAATCTAGAGGGAAACTTCAAAATGAGGCTATTAGTTTGATTCAAAAAGATTTAGAAAGAATTAGAACCATAGCATCCACTTTATCAGATACTTCTAGATGCAAAGCTACAGTTGTTGATAATGGATACGCCCAGGCTCTAAACACTTCTTTAACTACTAGCCCAAATGACATTCCTGCAAACGAATTTCTGGAAATAGCAGGTATTAATTATGAAAAACAAAGAACAGCAACAGTTTCAGGTGGTACGGCATCCGGTGGAAGTTGTAAGTTAAATGCTTGTTATGAAACTCTAAAGCTAAATTATAAAGTTAAAGGTACAGGCGCACAAAGTGGTCTTATACTAGCAGATGTAGAAACGGAGGTAATCCCAGATGCGGCTTTTCAATGCCCTTTGTAAAGAAAAAGATAGTGGATTTAGTTTATTAGAAATAACAATTGTTATTTTAATTATAGCAATCTTAGGAGCAATAGTTAGCCCTAGTTTTATCAATTTGTATAACGTTAATAAAGTAAACGAAGCCATAGATAAAACTAAAGGAGCGATCCAAGAAGCTCAAAATCAAGCCATTCGTTATGGCAGAAGATGTCAAATCAGAGTTATTAAT
Proteins encoded in this region:
- a CDS encoding fructosamine kinase family protein, with the translated sequence MNQWTEIADCISAATGNKFTVENSRSVGGGCINQGYVISNGEANYFVKLNSASLSEMFVAEAKGLQQIASTKTIKVPQPIVWGTVENSAYLVMEYLDLGKGKSNWKEMGKQLAKMHRYPITNGEVKFGWDLNNTIGSTPQINDWMNDWGDFFAKYRIGYQLKLAKKKGGNFPQSEALLSAIPKILTNHQPQPSLVHGDLWGGNADFTSSGEPTIFDPATYIGDREVDLAMTELFGGFPREFYQAYESEFPLTPGYPQRKILYNLYHILNHFNLFGGSYASQANSTIAKLLTSDF
- a CDS encoding alpha/beta fold hydrolase, producing the protein MGRSSSRSDGDTSMILPPGFEQQSISTSLGRMVYYTNSGSFWDFDPSNKPTLVFLHGFGGGSSAYEWSKVFPAFASDYRILAPDLLGWGRSEHPERNYLVEDYLKTIAEFLEQTCTAPVPIIASSLTGGLAIRLAITRSELFQSLIAIAPSGLSDFGNSYSSSFLAQLAGLPYLNRWLYATAIATPGGIRNFLEQRQFAQPNRIYSEIVEAYLASAKQTNAESAALSFLRGDLSFDLALYISQLQVPTAILWGEKSQFTNFELGKRLAALNPAAIRYCEVIPDVGLTPQLELPAVTIGLIRHYLQDLA
- a CDS encoding DUF4330 domain-containing protein; protein product: MAIVDSQGKLFGKVSILDVGAALIILAVLFGIFVFPATTGSSIAQVGASKPVEVTTLVKGLSVINPDAWVAEFKQQKKTKLIVRNQEYGEVDIKSAERVPELVIVPQPDGSAKGLPNPIENDYSLNMLIILGGTGKVSDGGVVLGNTPVKVGTVLELEGASYNFKASVIDIKVLNQAKS
- a CDS encoding M48 family metallopeptidase → MKFHLRTKVRRWFYPLLSLLVMWGVIVGTPQISQAIPLRQLLPGAVQFLQFSSISDKQEIQLGGQINKQLVNGDVRLYRNSELNRYINGIGQRLARKSDRPNLDYTFQVVDDSAINAFATMGGYVYIHTGTIAAADNEAQLASVIAHEIGHIGGRHSIKQMKQALLAQGVTQILGVDSNKAVQIGVELALKRPHSRRDEYDADVRGLKTLKRTGYAPSGMVGFMKKLLNSGGGTPTFLSTHPGTQDRIEALQENISSTEANRGSGLDNAAYKSRIRSFINS
- the cutA gene encoding divalent-cation tolerance protein CutA, with product MRLYYVTLNTVAEASQISHALLEQQLAVCTNWFPITCAYRWQGKIVEEPETVLIIKTQSGYREAIEQLIRQHISYTNVIAEISVQSANSEFLKWLNAEVSQKA
- a CDS encoding IS701 family transposase, giving the protein MEFHYLKYCQYLLSSQTNYTLTNLANHLQEFSHDTINRYLSKSKLTPRLLWENVQSSIEVHEGASLVFDDTVSDKRFSSKIEIVRRQYSGNEHRVIRGIGLVSCVYVNPETGKFWVIDYRIYAPDEDGKTKLDHVADMLKNVVYQKQLPFVQVLMDSWYAAQKLIMLIDQLGKIYYCPLKKNRLVDDSGGVEKYKSIEQLNWSAVEEKQGKILKLKKFPQDKKVKLFRVIISTDRTEYVATNDLTQSRIEEVKNECHLRWKIEEFHREVKQLTGIESCQCRQARIQRNHIACAILVWNHLKNLAYFSCQSVYKLKHDLLSEYLISELKHPSIKMS
- a CDS encoding metallophosphoesterase family protein, which produces MSQTNPRRIVIGDIHGHYEGLQHLLEAIALSTDDEIYFLGDLIDRGPDSAQVVKFVRENQYPCVMGNHEQMLLAAISGGEISEQDLQLWLYSGGDATLESYGTGGIPPEDIEWIANLPGYLDLGNVWLVHAGVNPKLTLVEQGFDEFCWIREAFHSSTKPYFKDKLIVTGHTITFTFPGVSAGQIVQGKGWLGIETGVYHHKSGWLTALDMTNALVYQYNIHRRRFRQLDFDRAAILLKPEVAGDRRSRSRR
- a CDS encoding tRNA-(ms[2]io[6]A)-hydroxylase, with product MNISTIPVINVLRSSTSQGWIEQALSNLEAILLDHSHCERKAAGVALNLMFRYPSNSDMVRKLTAIAQEELEHFEQVNQILEARGIPLASLSPAPYGAGLKAQIRPQEPQRFLDSLLVCGLIEARSHERLGLLADNLPDLELAKFYRSLMASEARHYGIYWVLAHTYVEAEVVAKRLDELAIVESELLANLHPQPRIHS
- a CDS encoding GNAT family N-acetyltransferase, whose protein sequence is MQTQYQDFGIREWKESDRLTTANVIHQVLLEYGLSWEPEGADRDVLEIEECYLATGGEFWVVESQGQVVGTSAYHPVSRGEQAVEIRKMYLLPAARGRGLGKFLLSELESAIANRGYQQIWIETASVLKEAVQLYESQGYQSAIGVETQRCDRVYWKCLSRTPASPTSRGSGIK
- the rpmB gene encoding 50S ribosomal protein L28; amino-acid sequence: MSRVCQLTGKKANNAFAISHSHRRTKRLQQPNLQWKRIWWAEGKRWVRLRISTKAIKTLDSKGLAAMAKEAGIDLNKF
- a CDS encoding pilus assembly PilX N-terminal domain-containing protein, translated to MKRQLKITAGWVEVRNPKPLVKGEAGFAIPIVLGVGLIMMLIATIMILRSQGDRSLATGQKSTNQALIIAETGVTKVQALLNRYRSLATISNTDTNKWSSFITNTEAGIGCDPVSDFDPDVQKFDAVNPADSNDGWVEIHSDSDSLKHEYRVISYNYNSANSQGNLIVEGRTRQDTIVRSTARLQVAIPVTRATPTTFQPPAIWAREYNLGSNIFDVDTAIQFGCDTPVNAANFRRKTPPTPNPSKIISDRSLSLPKVPPLPVPCPPAPATLTSANKPCYIEIPALTASQIFPRPEDINPTTGYGNDGTGSDGEYIYYIRKSGSNSVNFNLTGTDKITIPFNPTSTNSQKVTLYLEGNFKSTVEHLCPPPSPPPSPPPSPPPKICRSVDLQIWGLTNTEQITIKNDGNLDVFVLAPQATAKWEGSGQIRGAMWIKTWGSSPKTGTVVEQPDPWNWTEIPTSLQPISPPPNIAPYTAWQTQEIP
- a CDS encoding type IV pilus modification PilV family protein is translated as MHKILLLAARKDKGLTLVEVLIATLIVIVFIAVSLQALTVAALFKSRGKLQNEAISLIQKDLERIRTIASTLSDTSRCKATVVDNGYAQALNTSLTTSPNDIPANEFLEIAGINYEKQRTATVSGGTASGGSCKLNACYETLKLNYKVKGTGAQSGLILADVETEVIPDAAFQCPL